The DNA region CATGAAGGGTCACGCGCTGTCAGAAGCGCGGGCTTGGGGGCCCGGCTCCGCCGGGGCCACACGATCGGAGGGAAGTCACAAACGAACGCACCGCTTGAGAAAAAGACGTCGGGAGACACCCGACGTCTTTTTCAGGTGCGTTCGTTTGTGACTTCCCTCCGATCGTGCGTGCCGCCGAAGGCGGCACCCAAGCCCGCGCCTTCATGGATCTTCATGGCCTACATGGTGGAAAATTCATCAGGGAAGTAACATCCTGAAAGGTCACGATGTCTGTTGCCGCGATTCGCAAGCTGTACTTCAACACAAGCAAGGCCACGGTCCAGAAGGACCTGACCAAGGCGATTGCATTGTTCAAGGCACTCACGTCCGAAGACGACCGCGAGAAGGCCGCGGTGTTTATGGATGGGTTGTCGCAGATGCGATCGGAGTGGGGCGTGCGCCCGCGTGGATCAGCCGACTGACCGGTTCATCCGCCACACGACGAACGCCACGATCACCGCCACCACGATCAGGCCGATCGCGATGCGCAACACGAGCGACGCTTTCCGCTGACGTTCCAGAAAAGCCAGGTCATCGTCGGTCACATCAGGCCGCACGGCTTCGCTCTCGTCGGGCACGGCGGACGCAAGTTCGGCGACAAATTTCGCCACCACCGTGTCAGCATCCAGCCCCACCTCGAGCGCGTAGGAACGGACGAACGCGCGGCTGAAGATGCCTCCCGGCAATTTCTTGAAATGGCCGCGTTCGAGGGACTCGAGCACTCCCACCGCAATTTTGGTGGACGCAGCCACCTGCTGCAGCGAAATGCCCCGGCCCTCGCGGGCGTGTCTCAACTCTAGTCCGACTTCACTCATACGATTGGTTCGATTCCTACTGTAGATGACCGGTTGCAGCCCGGTCAAACGCCCCGCGCAGCGCGGCCGCGCAGGCGGCAATGCCGAGCGCCCCTGCGGCGCGCCCGGGTGGGAGAAAACATCGAATGGCGGCCACGCCGGCGGCGCCCGCGGCCATGCACTCCGCCGCGCGCTGCACGGTGACGCCCCCGATGGCGAGC from Acidobacteriota bacterium includes:
- a CDS encoding helix-turn-helix domain-containing protein, which codes for MSEVGLELRHAREGRGISLQQVAASTKIAVGVLESLERGHFKKLPGGIFSRAFVRSYALEVGLDADTVVAKFVAELASAVPDESEAVRPDVTDDDLAFLERQRKASLVLRIAIGLIVVAVIVAFVVWRMNRSVG